Proteins co-encoded in one Juglans regia cultivar Chandler chromosome 16, Walnut 2.0, whole genome shotgun sequence genomic window:
- the LOC109006641 gene encoding protein DETOXIFICATION 45, chloroplastic-like isoform X2, with protein sequence MKATQFSKGVITKPTRLLYSSRPSKVRNSFVPVDRKWIGDADIVGGCHLFSKHRILLSPLVTRRRKPGSDACSCQLSSDCNIGSSDVEERLAVEEDEALSCAGKDVIPELTGTPVSKSQSQDVKHELLMLSLPAIAGQALEPLAQLMETAYVGRLGPVELGSAGVSTNIFNSISKLFNIPLLSVATSFVAEDISKYAIEDSASVGGCLEGMTNGKPFNGVAERKQLSSVSTALLLAVVIGIIEALALYLGAGKFLDLMGISSDSSMRIPAQRFLSLRAFGAPAVVVSLALQGVFRGFKDTKTPVLCLGIGNLLAVFLFPILMYYFQLGATGAAISTVLSQYTVTFLLIWKLNKITVLLPPKMGSLQFGGYIKSGGFLLGRTLAVLTTMTLGTSMAARQGPVAMAAHQICIQVWLAVSLLTDALAASGQALIATSLSKGEYKTVRDITFFVLKIGLFTGVFLSAILGVSFGSLATLFTKDPEVLGIVKTGVLTLHMRLAP encoded by the exons ATGAAGGCTACCCAGTTTAGTAAGGGTGTTATAACAAAACCGACGAGGCTGTTATATTCTTCAAGGCCAAGCAAAGTTCGTAATTCCTTTGTGCCGGTTGATAGGAAGTGGATAGGCGATGCAGACATTGTGGGAGGCTGCCATTTGTTTTCAAAGCATAGAATACTACTGTCACCCCTGGTGACCCGTCGGAGAAAGCCTGGTTCAGATGCTTGTAGTTGTCAATTGAGTTCTGATTGTAATATCGGTTCCTCTGATGTGGAGGAAAGATTGGCTGTAGAGGAAGATGAGGCCTTGAGCTGTGCAGGGAAGGATGTTATTCC TGAGTTGACGGGAACTCCTGTCAGTAAATCACAGTCTCAGGATGTCAAACACGAACTTTTGATGCTCTCTTTGCCTGCCATTGCTGGACAGGCTCTTGAACCCTTAGCACAGCTCATGGAGACCGCCTATGTCGGCAGATTAG GTCCTGTGGAGTTGGGTTCAGCTGGTGTCTCCACAAACATTTTTAACTCCATATCAAAGCTATTTAATATTCCCCTCCTTAGTGTTGCTACTTCTTTTGTTGCTGAAGACATTTCAAAGTATGCAATTGAAGATTCCGCTTCAG TTGGGGGTTGCCTAGAAGGCATGACAAATGGTAAACCTTTTAATGGAGTGGCTGAAAGAAAACAGCTATCTTCAGTGTCTACAGCTTTATTATTAGCAGTTGTGATCGGCATTATTGAGGCTTTAGCCTTGTATTTGGGAGCTGGAAAGTTTCTAGATTTGATGGGCATATCATCA GATTCTTCCATGCGCATTCCAGCACAACGATTTCTTTCGCTTAGAGCGTTTGGTGCTCCTGCAGTTGTGGTCTCCTTGGCTCTTCAAGGCGTTTTCCGTGGTTTTAAGGACACAAAAACTCCTGTTTTATGTCTAG GCATTGGTAATCTATTAGCTGTATTTTTGTTTCCCATTCTTATGTATTATTTTCAATTGGGTGCAACTGGAGCGGCCATATCCACTGTTCTGTCTCA ATACACTGTTACCTTCTTATTGATCTGGAAATTAAACAAGATCACTGTATTACTGCCCCCGAAGATGGGATCACTTCAATTTGGTGGATATATAAAATCTG GTGGCTTTCTTCTTGGAAGAACTCTTGCTGTTCTTACAACCATGACATTGGGGACATCAATGGCGGCTCGTCAAGGTCCAGTAGCTATGGCTGCACATCAGATATGTATTCAAGTATGGTTGGCTGTATCCCTACTCACAGATGCACTGGCTGCATCTGGTCAG GCCCTGATTGCAACTTCTTTATCAAAAGGAGAATACAAGACTGTGAGAGACATTACATTCTTTGTGTTAAAG ATAGGATTGTTCACTGGAGTTTTCTTGTCTGCAATTCTTGGTGTATCTTTCGGTTCTTTGGCCACCTTGTTCACCAAGGATCCTGAAGTATTAGGAATTGTTAAAACTGGGGTATTG ACTTTGCATATGCGGCTCGCTCCATG A
- the LOC109006641 gene encoding protein DETOXIFICATION 45, chloroplastic-like isoform X1: protein MKATQFSKGVITKPTRLLYSSRPSKVRNSFVPVDRKWIGDADIVGGCHLFSKHRILLSPLVTRRRKPGSDACSCQLSSDCNIGSSDVEERLAVEEDEALSCAGKDVIPELTGTPVSKSQSQDVKHELLMLSLPAIAGQALEPLAQLMETAYVGRLGPVELGSAGVSTNIFNSISKLFNIPLLSVATSFVAEDISKYAIEDSASVGGCLEGMTNGKPFNGVAERKQLSSVSTALLLAVVIGIIEALALYLGAGKFLDLMGISSDSSMRIPAQRFLSLRAFGAPAVVVSLALQGVFRGFKDTKTPVLCLGIGNLLAVFLFPILMYYFQLGATGAAISTVLSQYTVTFLLIWKLNKITVLLPPKMGSLQFGGYIKSGGFLLGRTLAVLTTMTLGTSMAARQGPVAMAAHQICIQVWLAVSLLTDALAASGQALIATSLSKGEYKTVRDITFFVLKIGLFTGVFLSAILGVSFGSLATLFTKDPEVLGIVKTGVLFVSASQPLNALAYVFDGLHYGVSDFAYAARSMMLVGAICSAFLLYVPSIVGLPGVWLGLTLFMGLRTVAGCLRLLSKSGPWWFLHRDFQRTELAT from the exons ATGAAGGCTACCCAGTTTAGTAAGGGTGTTATAACAAAACCGACGAGGCTGTTATATTCTTCAAGGCCAAGCAAAGTTCGTAATTCCTTTGTGCCGGTTGATAGGAAGTGGATAGGCGATGCAGACATTGTGGGAGGCTGCCATTTGTTTTCAAAGCATAGAATACTACTGTCACCCCTGGTGACCCGTCGGAGAAAGCCTGGTTCAGATGCTTGTAGTTGTCAATTGAGTTCTGATTGTAATATCGGTTCCTCTGATGTGGAGGAAAGATTGGCTGTAGAGGAAGATGAGGCCTTGAGCTGTGCAGGGAAGGATGTTATTCC TGAGTTGACGGGAACTCCTGTCAGTAAATCACAGTCTCAGGATGTCAAACACGAACTTTTGATGCTCTCTTTGCCTGCCATTGCTGGACAGGCTCTTGAACCCTTAGCACAGCTCATGGAGACCGCCTATGTCGGCAGATTAG GTCCTGTGGAGTTGGGTTCAGCTGGTGTCTCCACAAACATTTTTAACTCCATATCAAAGCTATTTAATATTCCCCTCCTTAGTGTTGCTACTTCTTTTGTTGCTGAAGACATTTCAAAGTATGCAATTGAAGATTCCGCTTCAG TTGGGGGTTGCCTAGAAGGCATGACAAATGGTAAACCTTTTAATGGAGTGGCTGAAAGAAAACAGCTATCTTCAGTGTCTACAGCTTTATTATTAGCAGTTGTGATCGGCATTATTGAGGCTTTAGCCTTGTATTTGGGAGCTGGAAAGTTTCTAGATTTGATGGGCATATCATCA GATTCTTCCATGCGCATTCCAGCACAACGATTTCTTTCGCTTAGAGCGTTTGGTGCTCCTGCAGTTGTGGTCTCCTTGGCTCTTCAAGGCGTTTTCCGTGGTTTTAAGGACACAAAAACTCCTGTTTTATGTCTAG GCATTGGTAATCTATTAGCTGTATTTTTGTTTCCCATTCTTATGTATTATTTTCAATTGGGTGCAACTGGAGCGGCCATATCCACTGTTCTGTCTCA ATACACTGTTACCTTCTTATTGATCTGGAAATTAAACAAGATCACTGTATTACTGCCCCCGAAGATGGGATCACTTCAATTTGGTGGATATATAAAATCTG GTGGCTTTCTTCTTGGAAGAACTCTTGCTGTTCTTACAACCATGACATTGGGGACATCAATGGCGGCTCGTCAAGGTCCAGTAGCTATGGCTGCACATCAGATATGTATTCAAGTATGGTTGGCTGTATCCCTACTCACAGATGCACTGGCTGCATCTGGTCAG GCCCTGATTGCAACTTCTTTATCAAAAGGAGAATACAAGACTGTGAGAGACATTACATTCTTTGTGTTAAAG ATAGGATTGTTCACTGGAGTTTTCTTGTCTGCAATTCTTGGTGTATCTTTCGGTTCTTTGGCCACCTTGTTCACCAAGGATCCTGAAGTATTAGGAATTGTTAAAACTGGGGTATTG TTTGTAAGTGCTAGTCAACCTTTGAATGCCCTAGCTTATGTTTTTGATGGTCTCCACTATGGTGTTTCAGACTTTGCATATGCGGCTCGCTCCATG ATGCTAGTGGGGGCAATATGTTCAGCATTTTTGCTCTATGTTCCTTCAATTGTTGGTCTTCCTGGGGTTTGGTTGGGCCTGACCCTCTTTATGGGCCTACGAACTGTGGCAGGATGTTTGAG ATTATTATCAAAAAGTGGTCCATGGTGGTTCCTGCACCGGGACTTCCAGAGAACTGAG CTGGCCACTTGA
- the LOC109006642 gene encoding glycerol-3-phosphate acyltransferase 9, whose protein sequence is MSGSEKLTSSSSELDLDRPNIEDYLPSSSIQEPRGKLRLRDLLDISPTLTEAAGAIVDDSFTRCFKSNPPEPWNWNVYLFPLWCCGVVVRYLILFPSRVIVLTLGWIIFLSSFIPVHILLKGQDELRKKLERYLVELMCSFFVASWTGVVKYHGPRPSRRPKQVFVANHTSMIDFIILEQMTAFAVIMQKHPGWVGLLQSTILESVGCIWFNRSEAKDREIVARKLREHIQGIDNNPLLIFPEGTCVNNHYTVMFKKGAFELGCTVCPIAIKYNKIFVDAFWNSRKQSFTTHLLQLMTSWAVVCDVWYLEPQTLKAGETPIEFAERVRDIISVRAGLKKVPWDGYLKYSRPSPKHREQKQQSFAESMLRRLQER, encoded by the exons atgagtggTAGCGAGAAGCTAACCTCGTCAAGCTCCGAATTGGACTTGGATCGGCCCAATATCGAGGACTACCTCCCTTCATCCTCCATTCAAGAGCCTCGCGGCAAGCTCCGTCT GCGTGATTTGCTCGACATTTCTCCTACCCTAACAGAGGCTGCTGGTGCCATCGTCGAT GACTCATTCACGCGATGTTTCAAATCGAATCCACCCGAACCATGGAACTGGAATGTGTATTTGTTTCCGCTATGGTGTTGCGGGGTCGTAGTTCGATATTTGATTCTATTTCCTTCCAG GGTTATAGTATTGACACTGGGGTGGATAATTTTCCTCTCTTCTTTTATTCCGGTGCATATTCTGCTGAAAGGGCAAGACGAGTTGAGGAAAAAGCTCGAG AGGTATTTGGTGGAGTTAATGTGCAGTTTCTTTGTTGCGTCATGGACTGGTGTTGTAAAATACCACGGACCACGACCCAGTAGGCGGCCTAAGCAG GTTTTTGTGGCCAATCATACTTCCATGATTGATTTCATCATCTTAGAGCAGATGACTGCTTTTGCTGTTATCATGCAGAAGCATCCTGGATGGGTTG GACTCTTGCAAAGCACCATATTAGAGAGCGTAGGATGTATCTGGTTCAACCGTTCAGAGGCAAAGGATCGCGAAATTGTAGCAAGGAA GTTGCGGGAACACATCCAAGGGATTGACAACAACCCTCTTCTCATATTTCCAGAGGGAACTTGTGTAAATAATCATTACACGGTTATGTTCAAGAAG GGTGCATTTGAGCTTGGTTGCACTGTTTGCCCAATTGCAATTAAGtacaacaaaatatttgttgatgCTTTTTGGAATAGCCGGAA GCAGTCCTTTACAACACATCTGCTGCAGCTCATGACATCCTGGGCTGTTGTTTGTGATGTTTGGTACTTGGAGCCCCAAACTCTGAAAGCCGGAGAGACGCCCATCGAGTTTGCAGAGAG GGTTAGGGACATAATATCTGTTAGAGCTGGTCTCAAAAAGGTTCCGTGGGATGGATATCTAAAGTATTCACGCCCTAGTCCTAAACATAGAGAACAGAA GCAACAGAGCTTTGCCGAGTCAATGCTGCGGCGCTTGCAGGAGAGGtga